Within Brienomyrus brachyistius isolate T26 chromosome 20, BBRACH_0.4, whole genome shotgun sequence, the genomic segment ATAATGGGGCCTGGCGTATGCAGACGGCTGGCTCAGGGTGCCCCTTATGAGGAGCCCAGGTAGACAGTCACGTTCCCACTGTACTCCCTGTGCCTGAACGTCCGTCCAAGAGATGCTATCAAGGAGCGTTTGCTCCACTTTTTCCTCCCAGACTCTGTATCGATGATGTCATATGTTTGTGGGCGGGTCAGCCGCCGTGTCTGTCACAAACCCCGCCCCTCACTGAGTCACCAGCGGGATCACTTACGTCTGTAACTCGACGCGTTCTCCAGTCTGCCAAACCAGAGCCCGAccacattatcattattatgttTACCGCCGTCTTTATTGGATTTTATCGGCCAACGTAACGAGAATTGGGGACACACAGATTCAGCTCCTGCAGACTCGGCTACAGCCTAACAGATTAATATTCGTAATAATCACACGTAACCTcaatgtaaatggatattctgACATGGCAGTGGCATAATTTTAGTAGCTCCAGAGAAAGACGGTAAGCGGAAGCTTCCAGCTACAGGATGTGTTACTGTCCTTTTGCCAGTGTCCCCTCCCACTCACCCACGCAggaagaacacacacacacacacacacacacccctccccccatgtgACCTTCCCTCCTTCCCACTGGAGCCCTGAGTACTAATGCCGTAGGGGAAGGAGTCATTCTCCGCCTCCCTCGGATCAGACACCAACACACAGCACAGAGAGCCGTgagtcacacacatgcacacgctcgTGCACGCTCAACCAGGTCCTCGTTAAGGACGGCGGAGCGAGGCGGCGATGTCACAACGCTCCAAGACTAGCCAGGCCACCTTCAGGAAAACTCATATCTCTGTAACCGCCccctttcccccctcccccattttcACGCCCACGTTCCCCAGGCTAAAATTAATTCTCTGGGTCTAGGCACGATGACTGTTCTCTTCTCACCCAAAAGTGAAATTTCAGTAGGGGCCTCGATTTTGCCCATGTATCTGCACAAAGCCTGACGTGTGCGTAGCCATTCTCAGATATTTGGAAGCCGGTTATCTCATCTTGCCAAGGGGCGGCGAGGATTAGCGGTTAGATTTCTGGTGGCAGCTAGGCCCTGATAACCTCACGCGTCCGACGCCAGTTCCACCAGATTCTGTGCAATGCCTTTCGCAGAGTCTATACCCTGCAGCTCCGAGTCACACATCGACACTCGGAGACTGCTGCAAGAAACTGTCACGTAACTCTGTTCCGTCATCCTGGGAgtcttatccccccccccccccactaccaccTTTTTGATAGatgaaaggaagaaaaaaaaacccactccTTGGGTACAGGGGGGGGTGATCGACTGATCTAACAGCCAGGCCACTATCCAGAGTGTATTTTGCTCTTTCTCCCACACAGGTGaactggaggggggggtgagggggctgAGGTGACAGCCTGGATGACTAAAGGACATCCTGTCGTCTGTAAATCAGCAGGGAGAGCAGCTTCGGTCCCTATGCGATGAACCCCTCTATGAACCCCTGTAATTTTCTCGTTTGGGGACAGAGAGTCTCGCGTGTCATGAGAGTCTCCGAGCTGTCAGGGACATTGTCCGTTACCGTCATCGCAATTCCTGCACGTAGTttcatctttctttttttatatgTCACCATGCAGTGGCttcactttcatttgcatctctGCTCGCAGCTTCTCATTTCTATATAAACCGCCCCGGTGAGCACCTGTAGGCAGAGAGAGAGCCAGCTGTTGGTTTCGCTGAGGCTTTGGGGGAAGACCGAGGCATCAACGGCAGGCCGGAAACAGGGAGGGGTGAgggcttgggggtggggtgggtcacAGATGTCGCCGCCTGACTGGCAGCCGGCTGGGACTGCAGAGATGAATCAGAAGTGGACCCCCGGCCGATTGATGTAGAGTGGTGCTAACCTCCGGAGTATCGGGGCTGTCGTAGACCCCAGGTGCTCCGTGGCCAGAGCGCTATAAAGGAAGCAGCGTCAATTTTTGTCGCCGGCGTGTAACAGCAGCCACCATTGTTTCGTGAGAGTGTGGGGGTGTTTATTTAATAAGTTTGGACTTTATTAAGCATGTTAAATATAGAAGCACAGGTGTAAATATACAGAGGATCTCCTCGGGGTCTTTGGACAGGAACTTGTCACTATAGCTTCATAAAAGACCACATACCTGAgccctgagccccccccccccccccccccgtacatgATTCCTGAAGCCAAGACAAAATGACATCAACAGAGCCTCCATCATGCACAGCCCATCCCACCAGGGCCCAGGACAATTTCCaccctggacccccccccccccaagatagTGAGCTTTCCCAGCCGCAGCCAATTCCCTAAACTCGAGGGAATAAACTCCCCAGGTTATGATGGTCCCTGTTATGATATTTCGACTTTTcattcagtacattattcaataaattacatgaagTATTCAGCACTTTCAGGCTTTGTGTTGGTGATTTTGCctaactgtaggctaatgtcagtgtttctaagcatgtttaaggtaggttACCGTAGGCTATGGTGTTTGTTAGGTTAGATgtgctgtattaaaatgcattttcgccttACGATTGCTTTGTCAGAACGCAATCCCGCGGCAACCCAGAGCGAGGCCGGTTCTGCTTCACTCTTTCCTGAACCTGTGTCCTCTCCTGTCCCCAAATCCAGACCCTGTTCCTTCCTTCCGTCCCTGTGTGCTGTTAGCTGTTCGCTTTCCCCGCCGGGAGACACTTAAGGAGTCACTCTTTCACATTTACAAACATCTCCAGACAGAGCGCACGTGGCAGCGGACCCCTGCGTTTCCTGCTTTGGACTTGTCAAGATATCTAAACTATCTAACTGCCACAGTCTCACTGCTTGATTTCGCCATGATTCCCTGATGTTGCTGGAAGGGCTGCTTGGGAAAAATGCAATTATTTGTTTTTCACAACCTCTAACTCTAACTCTAAACGCACAATATTGAGGTCAGACCTAAAGTAGTATTGTGGTACAGTGTCACACCTACACCATCCCCCTAAAATTACATGTGGCGTTTAGACAATGATGTAAAATTAGAGGGAGGACTTGTATAAATAGACAAAGCATATAGCACCCCAAGCGACTGTCTTTGTTGTGGCTCACCGTTTCCGCTGAAGGAAGTGAGCTGGTCTGGTGGCCCTGTATTCAGGCAGTGCTTCATCTTGTGGTTATTCGTGTGAAATAAAATTAATCACATTTTACGTTACTGCACTGCTGAGCTGGGCCCGGCTGCTGCCTTCCACCAGACTTTTCTGGAAAGTCCCAAGGACCGGCAAGCCTGCCCACATTGACTTATGTTGCGTGGAACTGGGTTGAATGCTCTGATACCATCTCGCAGGTTTTGTCAGGTCTAGCCTCCATGTAACGTATGCCATTTCTTAAAAACAAATCGCGTATATAATAAACCTGCTTTCGCGGTGCTATAATAAACTTACTGGGGCACTGGAGAAGAAAAACAGCTATCAGTGTTTCACTTGGATTGCATTGCTTTGTATAAAATATGTGCAGTTGATTTTTAATGCTAACATTGTGGGAGTCCCATATGTGTTTAGGGGGATTATAGCTGATTGGTAGGGACCAATGTTAATATTATAAATATGGCAAGAATGACACGTACGATAATGGGATGGTAGCTAAAGGTAGCTGTTCTCACTAAATGAAGGCTATTTACAATTGATAACTGTCATAATGACGGTAATGAAGAGGACATGATCACCCCTGCATGAGACTTCGGAGGCTGCTTGATTGTGCGTATTGAGTGACTACATTTCTCCAGATGATCGGTTCCAGCTCGGTGAATGACATCATCTCAGCGGTGATGTTAGGCAGGAGCCGGGGAATGGAGCTGTTAGCTAATCGCCATCCCACACCGTTAACGGTCACCTTGGAATGTGTGACTGCCCGCCGCCTTTTCTAAGGCTGAGGGTGAATTGGGATGCAGAGAGCGGGAAATGGGGAACAGGATGTGCCCATAATGTAGCTATTTACCTATGGGGCACCGGGCACCATAGCAGTCCAGGAAATGAGGTCGTAGCTTGAAGGTTGTGGGGTTGAGACTCAGGTAGATTTCCTGCCACAGTGTCCCAAGCCCGAACCCGGGGCCGCTCCACTCCAGTTTCCAGCTAAATAAGTGAGCGAAATACCATGCCATCGTGTAGATTTGCACATTAAGCAAATTTATACAAAATTACTGGGCCACATGCTGAAGACTCAAACATCCCACATGTGATTGCATGTCATTAAGCATTTCTGCATAAGTTGACTACTTGTGGATAAGTGGATTGTCTGACCTTTTATTTTAAGATGTGTAAGGGACGACCATAGTATTGTTTACTTGCCAATTTCATTGTTTGAGAAGGAGTCTCGTGGAACGTTCTTCGGGATTTCTGGTTGTGGGTGATTTGCCAGGGGGGGGTCCTGGGAATGCTCTCTCATTGGCACTGAGCCCCAAGGTGAGTGCATCGTCATCACCTCAAACAGGGTTTGCCAGTTACCAGCTTCCAGTCTGTCATACAGTCATTATGACAACAGATTGATTTTCACAGCCCAGGTTTCCTGTGGCAGTGACCGAACAACGACAAGAGCCAAAAAAGGTCATCAAATTAGCTTAGTAAGTGTAACTCGAATCAGTGTTGCTTATTGTCACTGTGAGGACAATAGAGGTAGTGAACGTATCCTCACTTCCTTATTGCCAGAATGAATGACACTGCGTGGTAATTTCCAGTCACGGCCTCTTATCTCACAGTTATCTCACCTATTAGAAATAAGAACCAACACCCCGCTGGATTACGTCTTTGCCATCAACAAGCCGCAATTTGAGCTCATCCAGTGTAATACGGTTTTGATAAATGCTTCTTTCAGACGAGCAGGTCAGGAGATGCACAGTCAGATGAAGCACATAGGAGACAATTATCAGAACCACGGAATGGCGCCGGTCACATCAGAACCACGGAATGGCGCTGGTCACATCAGAACCACGGAATGGCGCCGGTCACATCAGAACCACGGAATGGCGCCGGTCACATCAGAACCACGGAATGGCGCTGGTCACATCAGAGCCACAGTACATGTATGAAACGGCAGAGAAAATCAGGGACTTCGAGGTGCTGGGTTGCTGCCCCTGTAGCCCGATTGCATTTGAGGGAAGCTGAAGCAGGCTTGGTCCCCGTCCTGCACTGCTGCCGATGACGGTAGTGAATTAGACAAGAATTATGAATGTAGGCATGAGACCAGGAGTGAGTCAGGGCCCAGGAGTATGTGACCAAAAAGCACGAAAGGGTACAAGAGTGTACagatctgtgtgtttgtgtgttatttttacttgcaagggttcGTCGGAAATGATCGCTTCTGTCGACTTGCAGTTATCTTGGCACATTCTTCTCACGTCACACGTCGTGGGGCCTTCAGTTTAACGCGATAATCATAATTTAAAAGTACCACATTCGCAGTCAAGCCTGAACATGTGGCTTCTCTGGAAGAGTTTTTCCACTCGTTTCCCTACATCTGCATGCTGGCTTATGGTAACCCAGAACCGAGTGATCTTTGTCTCGTTGGGAAATGCCAGGGCTATTTTAACGTAGCTATGTGCAGACATTCATAGCACCAGGAAGCACCTGTTAAGCAGAGAGGGAACCTCTATTGTCTCCCTACTGCGTTGAGACTTTTCTGTGGAATTCACATGTTAATCAGGAAATTGCTCATCACGACACAGGCTGTGAGGGTGAATCACACAGGAATGGCAACTGTGCGATACCTGGACTAAAGTATAGGGAGATTTTGTTTAGTTGTTAGCTACGGATGAACTGAAGGGACACCTTGTGAGGAAAGTAGGCCCAGGTGACTGTAATTTAAGGGTCTTTGCATACAGACCGTGGGCATCTTAAGCACATGACGCATGTCAGGAAAGCACTGATAGACATAGAAAAAATGATCGTGAAATAgaataattgggggggggggtgcccttGTTTATTCACACATACTGGCTTGTACTCAACCCTCTTATCAAAGCTGACAGAGGTCAAGGTGTCTTCTTATCTGTGAGGAATTACACACTTCACAGTGATGCTGAACTCTGTACAGAATACTAATTGTGACTCTTTTTTTACCTGCGTTACCACAGTATTTGTGTGGGGGCAGTGGTGCCTTAATGGTTTGgaaagcgcacttgtaattgaatgattgcaggttcgaatttCCAAcaagcaaggcaccactgaggtaccctgagcaaggtaccccccccaagcactgctccccggacgctgaattagctgccccctgctatgtcacaatgtcacatatgggttaaatgcagagaacacatttcgttgttgtacgctgtgtgctgtggtgtgtcaacaatgaccactgatcacctaaTTCTACATGAGTTTCTCAACTGATTTGCAGTGTTATTTGTATAGCTATTATTTATTAGAATATCTGTTTTGAGAGTACTCATTACAGCAACTGCTTAaacaataatttattattaatgcAAAGGAAGCATTTTCGGTAACCTCGTGTAACGTTTTGTGTTTACTTTTTTATGAAGGTTTTTCCAGAACATTTCACAACGTCGTTTGTCAGAATCCACGTGTTTTTTTCTTACCTAACTGGGGTTAAGTGCTGGAGTgagttgtctttttttttttttttttttttgcacgttGGTTGTACTTTCAATTTGAGCCTCTTGCCGATGTTTCACAACCGCTTGGCTCGTGCATCATTGTGCACGAAACGCACCCCGCACTTAAGCCGCAATCGGAAGCGGCAGCGGACCTGCAGCAGTTCTCGGTCGAAGCGGCTGGCTGCCAGCCTGCAGACGCCATAAACAGCTTAAGGTAGTGAGGGTTTCGCGGATGTAAAATATCACCCTACAAGAGGAAAAGGTGCTTCACTGGCACATGGCTGATGAATAAAATCTCCAGTCTGATTTTGCACACTCACGTATGTGTGCTAATGGACCCATTTCCTCAGTCATTGCATTAGAATATCATAGCATCTTTCTTAAGCTATATTTATATCACCTCCTACATTTTTCTGTTAGTATAATTCGCATAACATTTTTACAGTCCCACATTTTGATGCATAGATTCCGCTGCCTCCACTGAATGCATAGAATAGACAATACTTATAGTTTGTCTTGTGTGTTAAAACGTTCGTGAATTTAGTAGAGAATGCTTCTACCTTCTGTTGCGACCTTAGAGTATTTGGAAAACATATGGGTGGTGTCTGCCCACACTACCGTGATGTCATACGGAGAGATGAAACCCAGCCCCTATGTTTGTCGTCGTAATCCTGGTATCCTTTCATACAATCAACGCATAGTCTATTGGTCATCATCCACATTATCTCTCTAAAAGACAATATAACGATGGTTCAATGCAAAACTGATTTGTTTCCATTAAGCAGGACACAAAACAAACCGGTACCCCAGTAAACTGTCTGTTTTTTTCATAGCCTTCTTTATATATCACGTAAATTTTTTTTCAATTCTGAAATAGTGTTCTCCGTTTAATTCGTAGGTCTTTAGTTACACGAGCCTGTATTTTTAAACGGTATACTTCTGCTACTGGTTCACATCCATAGAATGTGTCCTTTTAAGCCTGTTACCGTATTATCAGATTACAACCCACGGAAATGGAACAGGTGGCTAAAAATGGGAACGGACGGAAGGTGATATCAATGTTATTATTTTTAGTGAGCCTATCTTTTAATTTATAAATTGAGAAGTTCGTATTACAGCCAATATTATTGTAATATAATTGATCCTTTCAGTACAATGAAAATAAACTTGTCGATTTTATTTATCTTATACAAACAAGCACCACAAGTAGCCTATTCGACGATAATTAGCGTGGCCAAGTCGTTAGAAACTTTTTATTTAGGCTACAGCGTTATAGCCATAGTATGTCTTGGGATTATGGGTGCTGTATATCCGTTTCAAATTCATAAACCGTTGCATTCGATAACTAAACCAGAAGTTTTGTTATGACTAATTGCTGGTTCAGGCGTATTCACTCTCTCGTAAGGTGGGGGGGTTTATAGCGGGTAGTCAACAGCAGTGTGGGCGGTCTTTGCCTAAATCATGCCCCGTCGGTATCCATATATGGTTCGTGGCGTCACAATCCGGAGGTTCCAGCCGTATAAAGCAGATAGAGCGGAATCCCCTTAGAGGAAATGTGGACACAGACGCACCGGAGAGTGCAGCTCACTCCGTTCTCTAGCCCCATGTAAGCATAGTTGAATACATTTAATTCTCTTTCAGTATTATCAGCTGTGAAGTGGCAAGCAATATGAAGGTCAAAACAATAGATTGCCGGCGTCTTAAGAAAATTTTAAGGAAGGAACGTGGAAACTGCCTCATTGTGGATTGCCGACCGTATTTTTCTTTACGAATTCAAGTATAAAAGGTTCATTCAACGTTAACTTGAACTCCGTTATCCTTCGGAGGTCCCGGGGTGGCCCGGTACCTCTTCATTTTGTTATCCCGGATGAGAGAGCGCAGTACCAACTTCGAGAGGGTACGATTTCGGCGATTGTGGCATTAGATGACAAAACGTCTCACTGGCAAAAGCTGAAAAAAGACAGCATAGCACAAATTGTTATAAATACATTGTCACATCTTGCAAGTGGAACAAACATCTGCTTTCTTAAAGGTGAGTAACTGTTGTGGTTTTACCCATTCGTGAGCAATCTTTTGTCTGAACTCGTCCGCTGGGACGAGGTTTTATGTTCGGAacgaatatttaaaattaaaaattaaaactgaCTCTGGTTTTCCACTATTTTAAGGTCATATTTGACCGTTTTATATTACAGAACAGTGGCTGATTTTTTTCAATGTTTTAAATGATATTACAGTAGTTCAGGGGTaagaatgtaagaaaataatatTTAGACATTTTCCTGCTGTTTGAAAATGTTCTTGTGAAATAAACAGTGTCATATTGTTTATCATAAAGTAGCATGTTGATCACGTTGCTGATATTTGGTTGCTACAATCGACCGAGGAATGTTTGATCTGTGGGATGAACTTAAAACGCGCGCTACGTGTCAAACGGGTGTCGGTGACTCAGGCTGTGATCACATAGATGTCAGCGAGGATCCTGTAGCTATTGTATTTGGTTTCGTTGCGCATTTTTTTGTAACTGATCATTTGTTGAAATATCGATTCCAAAATATTGAATCCGATTTAGAAAATCTCTTTCATGATTTTAAAGTTACAACGTGAAGACATTAATGTCATGACATGACATCAGTGTAAGCTGTTTTCTTGAATAGGTTTGCCACACTCAGAATCTCAAGATCCTGTTATGACTATAAAATTTAAAAGACAAAACCGTCTCAACAATGTGTTCTCTGTGTGGGAATAATAAGGGGAAACGGCAAAACAAATCTGGGCATTATCAGCAAGAGGGGCCAAACTGAATGGCCTTTTTATGCTTTTGTCCGATAGGAGGATATGAGACCTTTCATTCCCAGTACCCTGAACTTTGCACGGAGTTGAAACCCGGCCCACCGACGGGAACCGAAACCGAAAAAATGGTCGGGATCAACTTGTGTGAGAAACTCGGCGCCCAGCACAAACCAGATTACGATCAGGTACGGAAGAGGAGAGACGCTCGCGTTTCCTTGCTGCAGCCCGATTTCAGTGTGGCCATTTCCCTCCTTGGCAATAAATTCCTCCCGCATGCATTTGAATTGTCAAATACCGTCACGCATGTACCTTTGAAAGTGCACGTTCGAACCTATCGTAGCTGTGCgtgtatataaataataaacgCAATCAAAACGGTGACTATCATAGGGTATCAGAAAGTGTGTTCAtctcagatggggggggggggggggcggacatCAATAACTACATAAAGTTTTTCAGACAGCAGTTATCATAATAAAGAAAAATTCCAGAGTAGCTGTTAGTAGTGTAGCCTATTTAATATAATGGTTAAAGTAAGACAGTGGTTTATTTGATATCTTGAACCAGGCGTGTATTTTCCGGCACGTTTATCAGTAAAGAGAGACCAGTATTTGTACCAGATGATATGCTTGTGTGTCAGCTAAAACAACACGCTCGGCTGGAATTTGTACAGGAAACAATGTTTACAGGATTATGATTAAGCACTTACTGTCTGGCTTACTGGTTTAACGGCATCCAGGTCATCCTGTAAAATGGCGGAATAAAATCTAGCGGTAGTTACGGATACCAGCTTAATATAGGGAGAGAGACACGGAGGCCTTTTCGTCTGGAAATACTCTGAGCTCACACCTGTCGCATCTTAATTTATTCCAAGACTGAAACGGTGATCTACTTTCATTAAAACGGTAGACTAATCATTTGTCATTACTTGAACGGATTAAACCAACTGTGCTGCCTTCTAGTCACATGATTCCCATAATCCTCCCACGATTTCTTCTAAAGGAGTCCCTAACATTCCACACGGTATAGTGCTCTCAGTTAAACGCGGTGTTCCGCTGACGTAGTTCTAAAGTGCGATTGGTATGAAGTACGACGATTGTGACTAGGTCACCCTGTGAAACTCAACAACACATGATAACAGGAGTGACCACTAACAGATCTGGTTTCATAAACATCCATCAGCTGTCAACGCTGCCTTAGGAGATACTATCGGTGATTCTTGACCTTGCAGTCTCTCGACATGTTCTTGAAATTAGCCATTAAGAAAGGATTTGTTCTTTGTTGTTCATTTGCATGTCTTTCATTTTATCTGTTTCTGAAATCTCATTTGTAGACAATGAGAGACAACATCTACCGGAAtcaaattccttgtatgtgcttgcacatacttggccaataaacacgattctgattctgattctgattgtaCCGCACTCTCTTCCAGGGCAAGCCCGTAGAGATCCTGCCTTTCCTATACCTTGGTAGTGCCTACCACGCCTCCAGACAAGACTACCTTGATGACCTTCACATCACAGCTTTGCTGAATGTGTCCCGAAGAGACACAGAGCAGTCCAAGGGCCACTGCAATTACAAATGGATTCCAGTGGAGGACAATCACACAGCGGACATCCACTCTCATTTCCAGGAAGCCATTGACTTCATTGGTAAGCACTATTTTCTTCTTGGGCTTTATTTGCTCTTTCAATATGAGGCAACGATACACTGAGATAAGGAGATCCATACAATTAAATACCTGCAGCAGTGTTGATGGACATCACGCATTCACAAAGCTCCATCTCtgtgattattattcatcataagttACAAATAACTTTCATTTTTTTGAGATTTTATCTCTGAGAATGAAAGCATAGACATTGTCATTTTCGCCTTATGCTGGAATTAATAGCAATTCATCTAAGAATTTCTCCCTACTCCAATTTTAAACCACATTATAAAGTTCACCAGCATTTCCCAAACATTTGAGAGACATCGCAGCTGCCATGCAGATAGTATAACTGTCCTTAAAAACCGCAGAGGGCTTAAATAAGAATTTCTTATTGCTGCTGTGAATGAAGCAGGCAGGGCTGCCATTCTCATTTATCTCGCATCGCCTTTTCCCACGTCCTGCAGGGGATTAAGCTACTGTTGTTATGGGGGCTGCTCTTGATTTCTTTGAAGAAGGTACTTAATGAAGGTGTCCTCTTCCTTAACCCTTTGTACTTCGTTGGCTGGGTGTGGCCGCCACGTTACTAAATTGGGTTTCTGCTGAAGACGGGTGTCGGCTAAGGTTGTTTATCTCGGGCAGGTGTATTTTTGGCTTGGAGGCAAGTGGGGAAAGGACTTGAATAGGGGAGACAAAAAGAACTAGGTAACAGTAATAGCCATACAAAGATGGGAACTGAACTATTTACTGAcctactgtgtgtgtctgtcagtggaggggggggggagaaaatgaCCTGGGGTAATCTTCTTCCTGATGCGGAACAGTGCTGCGCTATTGTCGACTTTAGTCCACAGCTAGTGAATTTGCTGCTTGATCTTTCAAAACCTTTAAGTAGGCATAGAGATGTGGGCAAATTGCACAGAACACAATAGGTGGGTCTTTAAACAGGCATTCTACCTCTGCCATTGGATGGTCCTGGCTTCTGTCTTGGTTACGGGGATCTGAATCCTAATAGCTATTCAGCTGGGTCCTTGATGTATTGTTGATGTAAGAATAAATCAGAGAttgaagggagggagagaaaaaaaggCCCTCTGAGTAATAGGCGGTGATAAATTGCAGCGCTTCGTGTGCAGCAAGCCAGTGAGTCATGGGTCATGTAGGTAGCCACAGGTGGATATGGGCAGAAGC encodes:
- the dusp5 gene encoding LOW QUALITY PROTEIN: dual specificity protein phosphatase 5 (The sequence of the model RefSeq protein was modified relative to this genomic sequence to represent the inferred CDS: inserted 1 base in 1 codon), which codes for MKVKTIDCRRLKKILRKERGNCLIVDCRPYFXFTNSSIKGSFNVNLNSVILRRSRGGPVPLHFVIPDERAQYQLREGTISAIVALDDKTSHWQKLKKDSIAQIVINTLSHLASGTNICFLKGGYETFHSQYPELCTELKPGPPTGTETEKMVGINLCEKLGAQHKPDYDQGKPVEILPFLYLGSAYHASRQDYLDDLHITALLNVSRRDTEQSKGHCNYKWIPVEDNHTADIHSHFQEAIDFIDCVKQAGGKVLVHCEAGISRSPTICMAYIMKTKRLHLEEAFDFIKQRRALISPNFGFMGQLLQFESEVFSTASPTSAAPCSQETVSFLSKDFTFNKNYEPSVFTLPGAFLAPIPLQTPVHQFKLSPITALP